ATAGCTTTTTCACTTGCAAGGGCAACGCGCTATGCGTAGAAACATACTCTGATGTTGATGTTACCAACTGTACATTCAACCACAATTACATATTCCCCGATGCCTTGCATATGCGTTCCATTGCGATCCTCGACTCAACTTCATGCAATATATCCTGCAGTATCGTTTGGGATGACATCATATTTGATCCATACGATCAGATCTCAGTGGAATACAGTAATGTCGAAAATGGATGGCCCGGAACTGGCAATATTGATGAAGATCCCTTGTTTTTCTCCGGTGGATTGAGCCCTTACCACCTGACTCCGTCGTCCAATTGCATCGATGGAGGTAATCCAGATCCGGTTTATAATGATCCAGAAGATCCTGGAAATCCTGGTTTTGCGCTTTGGCCAGCTCTTGGTGACCTTAGAAATGACATGGGAGTCTATGGTGGTCCTGGAGCTATATACTGGAGTGAGACTGGCACGGGCATTGGTGAATACTCTCTTCCAGATCAACATGGACTACCTATCATGTTAGGAATTTATCCCAATCCGACTTCACATCCACCTATCGTCACATTGACCTTAGCTGAGAATAATAATGTTGCTCTATCAATCTTCGATCTCACTGGACGTCTTATATCGACCCCGATTCAGGGAGAGTTTCCTCAGGGTGTATACGAAGTACAGCTAGCTAAACTAACTCCAGGCATTTATTTCTGCAGGATAGTATCTGAAGATTTTTCTTTATCTCAGAGATTCGTGGTTATAGAGTAGCTGCAGAAGTTCGAAAAGCATCCACAGGATACCAAAGTTCAGAGTTTAGAACTTATTCCGAGCAATGGCAACAGTTCGAAATACCTCCACCATGGGGTAACAGAGTTCGAAATGCGTTGAACCTTAACTTTTCAGAATCGGGGAATAAATATACGTTCTAGAATGTGCGGAATGATTAGTTCTACACAGTAGCTGATACACAGCTCACTGAACGTTTTCTCTCGCCCTCTGCAGGAGAACCTGGATCACTGACATAGCAGGATCATGGATTGTGATGAATGCTGTTTCCGCTTCATCCATGCCCGGGAACCATGCCTGCATGGAAACCTCACTTGTTGCTTGTGATAGTGGCCTGTGGTAGTGGCTCATGATGGCCCACAGCTCCTCAGGATATACAATGATGGTGTATCTCTGGTCTCCCTTTGAATAGGAGAGGGTATTCTGGCTGTAGATCAGAAATTCATCTCCGGCCCTTACGGTGAAGTGGGCATCCTCACTGCACATGCTGTCCCAGAGCTCCCTCAAGGATCTGTAACCCAGAGGAATTCCGTAATCCCACTGAATCGGATCGCAATGATTGATGACTATGATGACAACTCCATCATCTGCCTGAGTGGTATGAAACGGGTATTCCATGAAGGGATTCTGATATGTGATCTGAAATGCTGTGGCAGTAAAGGATACAACGATTAAGAAAAGTGGTAGCAGTCTTTTCATACTTATCACCTCCTTTGAATGTATAATAGTTTCGCTAATATTGTTCCTGCAAGTAATTATAATATCTTTCACATCTTCTGGTAGAGTTGCTATAATCAAAATGTATATTGTGCATATCATCAGTATTAGCTTAATGAACTGATATCTCTATCTTGACCGATTCGAGTTAAATCCAAGTGTCAATTCAAAAGCTCAAGCTCCCGTAAAAGACAAAGGTTCTAAGAGTATCTACTACGGGGTACCAGATATCAAGCATATCAATCTGGTTGACATCTGCATTAATATCTAAGATTTATTTATATACAGGAGGTGTCCTGTGTATAGAAGAATCCTTCCCTTGCTTATCTTTGTCATTTCTACAGCGACATTTGCAGGTTCTGCAGTGCAGACCGAATGGTCCGGTGGCCCTGGAGTATGGGGGTCCGTGACGGATTGGGGCAATCAGTTCTTTCAGGAGACGGATATCTCCTGGCTTCACGCCAGTGGCTGCATCATGTTGCAGGGCTGCGTTGAGCATGTCATTACCGGCTACTATCCTAGTCTCATCTTTGTACACGCTGATGATATCGATGGTGATGACGACACAGACGTACTCACAGCGACAAGTTCAGGCACCAATAGCATATCGTGGTGGGAAAACCTAGACGAATCTGGTACGGCGTGGTCTCAGCATGTTATTGATGTCTATTTTCCATCCATGTGTATCCATAGCGAGGACATCGATGGAGATGGAGATTCCGATGTCCTCTGTGCAGGAACCGATCTCATCTGCTGGTGGGAAAATACCAATGGATTGGGCACAGCCTGGGCTGAGCACACCGTTGATTCAGACTTCCAGGGAGCCAATTCCGTTTACTCCGAGGACATTGATAGTGACGGTGACATGGATGTTCTGGGTGCCGCGAGATATGCTGACGATATCACCTGGTGGGAGAACTTGAACGGGGTGGGTACTTCATGGAGCAAGTTCACTGTCGATGGCTCATTCGATGATGCCATGTCCGTCCATGCGGAGGATATTAACGGAGATGGTGACATGGACATTCTTGGTGCTGCTTATCTGGACGGTGATATCGCCTGGTGGGAAAATCTGGACGGATCAGGCACTGCGTGGATGGAATACACTGTTGATGGTTCATTCCCAGGCGCAACCTGTGTCTTCTCCGAAGATGTGGATAGTGATGGCGACATGGACATCCTCGGTACAACTATGTACGCCGACGAGATCACCTGGTGGGAGAATATCGATGGCACGGGTACATCCTGGAACGAGCATCCAATAGACGCCACATTCGACGGAGCACACGCTGTCCATGCTACTGACATGAATGGGGATGGAGCCATCGACGTACTCGCGGTAGCTTTTCTGGATAACGACATCACCTGGTGGCAGAACTCCGACACGAGTCCGGGAGTCTACTGGACAGAGCATACTGTCGAAGGAGATTTCTACTACGCGTTTTCAGTATATCCCGCAGACATTGATGGCAATAGCTCTCTGGATATCCTCGGAGGTGCTCACTTCACCACCTGGTGGGATCTCACCAGCTATCGCAGCGAGGGTTCACTCGAATCCAGTGTCTTCGATACTGAAGGTGACCCTGACTGGGATTCTATCGATTGGGATTCACAGACTCCGTCAGGAACCTCTGTTTCGTTCCAGGTCAGGGCATCTGACAACCAAACTGTGATGGGAGCATGGTCGGATACTCTGCAGGTTCCCGGATTTCTGGAGGGAATCCTGGCGGATGGTGATCAGTATATCCAGTACAGGGTAATTCTGCAGACATCCGATCCCGATACCACTCCAGTTCTAAACGACATCACTGTTATCTGGGATCCTACCAGCATCGAGGAAACTACAGAACCAGTTACTCAAGGGATTGTGCTGCTTCCTGTCGCACCGAATCCGGTAGTAGGATCACCTGTCATCATATTCGGGCTACCCGAACCTGTGGCAGTAGAACTTTCCATCTTTGACCTGTCAGGAAGAATGGTCAGTGATATTCATGAGGATGAATACTCCATGGGGTATCACGATGTTCTGATTGGGGAATTATCTCCTGGAATCT
The window above is part of the Candidatus Aegiribacteria sp. genome. Proteins encoded here:
- a CDS encoding T9SS type A sorting domain-containing protein, with product MYRRILPLLIFVISTATFAGSAVQTEWSGGPGVWGSVTDWGNQFFQETDISWLHASGCIMLQGCVEHVITGYYPSLIFVHADDIDGDDDTDVLTATSSGTNSISWWENLDESGTAWSQHVIDVYFPSMCIHSEDIDGDGDSDVLCAGTDLICWWENTNGLGTAWAEHTVDSDFQGANSVYSEDIDSDGDMDVLGAARYADDITWWENLNGVGTSWSKFTVDGSFDDAMSVHAEDINGDGDMDILGAAYLDGDIAWWENLDGSGTAWMEYTVDGSFPGATCVFSEDVDSDGDMDILGTTMYADEITWWENIDGTGTSWNEHPIDATFDGAHAVHATDMNGDGAIDVLAVAFLDNDITWWQNSDTSPGVYWTEHTVEGDFYYAFSVYPADIDGNSSLDILGGAHFTTWWDLTSYRSEGSLESSVFDTEGDPDWDSIDWDSQTPSGTSVSFQVRASDNQTVMGAWSDTLQVPGFLEGILADGDQYIQYRVILQTSDPDTTPVLNDITVIWDPTSIEETTEPVTQGIVLLPVAPNPVVGSPVIIFGLPEPVAVELSIFDLSGRMVSDIHEDEYSMGYHDVLIGELSPGIYFCRMVSGDFTATQRFVVID
- a CDS encoding T9SS type A sorting domain-containing protein, translated to SFFTCKGNALCVETYSDVDVTNCTFNHNYIFPDALHMRSIAILDSTSCNISCSIVWDDIIFDPYDQISVEYSNVENGWPGTGNIDEDPLFFSGGLSPYHLTPSSNCIDGGNPDPVYNDPEDPGNPGFALWPALGDLRNDMGVYGGPGAIYWSETGTGIGEYSLPDQHGLPIMLGIYPNPTSHPPIVTLTLAENNNVALSIFDLTGRLISTPIQGEFPQGVYEVQLAKLTPGIYFCRIVSEDFSLSQRFVVIE